A window from Dromaius novaehollandiae isolate bDroNov1 chromosome 1, bDroNov1.hap1, whole genome shotgun sequence encodes these proteins:
- the EMP1 gene encoding epithelial membrane protein 1 — translation MLVLLAGIFVVHIATVIMLFVSTIANVWMVGYYNTEKASSGLWLLCNRSCKQLPVATSDEASLKAVQAFMILSIIFSIIALVTFIVQLFTLEKGKRFYITGAVMLVCWLCILIGASIYTARFAEMSGFTTVHHGYCFILAWICFCFSFIISILYLVLRKK, via the exons ATGTTGGTGCTACTGGCAGGTATCTTTGTGGTCCACATTGCCACTGTCATCATGCTCTTCGTCTCCACCATTGCTAAT GTCTGGATGGTGGGTTATTATAACACAGAAAAAGCCTCTTCAGGACTCTGGCTACTGTGTAACAGGAGCTGCAAGCAACTGCCAGTGGCTACCAGTGATGAAG CTTCCCTCAAAGCAGTACAAGCTTTTATGATCCTCTCAATCATCTTCTCCATCATCGCACTTGTCACGTTCATCGTCCAGCTGTTCACCCTGGAGAAAGGCAAACGTTTCTACATCACTGGAGCCGTCATGCTGGTTTGCT GGTTGTGCATTCTGATTGGAGCCTCCATTTACACAGCTCGGTTCGCAGAGATGTCTGGGTTCACAACAGTTCACCACGGCTACTGCTTCATATTGGCCTGGATCTGCTTTTGCTTCAGTTTCATCATTAGCATACTCTACCTTGTTCTTAGGAAAAAATAA